Proteins encoded by one window of Lycium barbarum isolate Lr01 chromosome 11, ASM1917538v2, whole genome shotgun sequence:
- the LOC132617070 gene encoding B2 protein-like isoform X2 has product MDSLHSYWQFGDELRGQSKVSEDHKWSTAAMKLAEQIRSKGERRNNLDFSKGSAEIRPRENIGFQEDNKWESLNLYMLNLDNKMNENTMSKSSMASGMYNMNSNVNSLGNVSLSKLNIGNHTKESNNNNSESTNGNNAADKRFKTLPAAETLPRNEVLGGYIFVCNNDTMQEDLKRQLFGLPPRYRDSVRAITPGLPLFLYNYTTHQLHGIFEAASFGGSNIDPTAWEDKKCKGESRFPAQVRTRVRQICKPLEEDAFRPVLHHYDGPKFRLELSIPETLDLLDLCEKAGV; this is encoded by the exons ATGGATAGTCTTCACAGCTATTGGCAGTTTGGCGATGAGCTTCGAGGACAATCAAAAGTCTCGGAGGATCATAAATGGTCAACGGCTGCTATGAAATTGGCTGAGCAGATAAGGTCCAAAGGTGAACGGAGGAATAACCTAGACTTTTCAAAGGGCTCAGCTGAAATTAGGCCCAGGGAGAACATAGGGTTTCAGGAAGATAACAAATGGGAAAGCCTCAACTTGTACATGTTGAATTTGGACAACAAGATGAATGAGAATACTATGTCCAAGAGCTCCATGGCTAGTGGCATGTACAATATGAATTCCAACGTCAACAGCTTGGGAAATGTGTCTTTAAGCAAGTTAAACATTGGGAACCACACCAAggaaagcaacaacaacaacagtgaGAGCACCAATGGGAATAATGCTGCTGACAAAAGGTTTAAGACTTTGCCTGCTGCCGAGACGCTGCCCAGGAATGAAGTTCTTGGTGGATATATATTTGTTTGCAACAATGACACTATGCAGGAAGACTTGAAGCGCCAGCTCTTTG GTCTCCCTCCAAGGTACAGAGACTCTGTAAGGGCAATAACACCAGGCTTACCATTATTCCTCTATAATTACACTACTCACCAGTTACACGGTATCTTTGAG GCAGCAAGCTTTGGAGGTTCTAACATTGATCCAACAGCTTGGGAAGATAAAAAGTGCAAAGGAGAATCACGGTTTCCTGCTCAG GTGAGGACCCGTGTCAGGCAAATCTGTAAGCCTTTGGAGGAAGATGCTTTTAGGCCAGTTTTGCATCACTATGATGGTCCCAAGTTCCGTCTTGAGCTCTCCATACCTGAG ACTTTGGACTTGCTAGATCTCTGCGAAAAAGCTGGTGTCTAG
- the LOC132616594 gene encoding plastoglobule-localized metallopeptidase 48, chloroplastic — MASIPLPALYLSASLVSSNLNYRTKTPIRSISSGLRKLRTNQRLSLFVCRAASVTFRDLDADDFRHPLDRQNTLLLRAIPGLNDIGKALLGTVSEQIMLLENIGTSVLVSEKQLPELHHLMVDAARILNIEAPDLYVRQSPVPNAYTLAISGKKPFVVVHTSLVELLSRKEFQAVLAHELGHLKCDHGVWLTFANILTLGAYTVPGVGGLIAQRLEEQLFRWLRAAELTCDRAALLVAQDPKVVVSVLMKLAGGCPSLSDQLNVDAFLEQARSYDKASSSPVGWYIRNAQTRQLSHPLPVLRAREIDVWSRSQEYRSLLKRATEVNSAQKV, encoded by the exons ATGGCTTCTATTCCTCTTCCAGCACTCTACCTCTCCGCATCACTTGTCAGTTCTAACCTTAACTACCGCACCAAAACTCCAATTAGATCAATTAGCAGTGGATTAAGGAAGCTGAGAACCAATCAAAGATTGAGTCTTTTTGTATGTCGAGCAGCCTCTGTCACGTTTCGTGATCTTGATGCCGATGATTTTAGACATCCTCTTGACAGACAG AATACGTTGCTTTTGAGAGCAATACCTGGTCTCAACGACATTGGAAAAGCCTTACTAG GGACTGTTTCTGAACAAATTATGCTTCTGGAGAACATAGGGACGTCAGTTCTTGTTTCAGAAAAGCAG CTCCCTGAACTTCATCACTTAATGGTTGACGCTGCTAGAATTCTCAATATTGAGGCTCCTGACTTGTATGTACGTCAAAGTCCTGTTCCCAATGCATATACTCTGGCTATTAGTGGTAAAAAGCCTTTTGTAGTTGTTCATACAAGCCTTGTGGAGCTGCTGAGTCGAAAGGAATTTCAG GCTGTCTTGGCTCATGAGTTAGGTCATCTGAAATGTGATCATGGTGTGTGGTTGACATTTGCTAATATTCTCACTCTTGGGGCCTATACTGTTCCTG GTGTTGGTGGTTTGATTGCTCAGAGACTGGAAGAACAACTCTTCCGCTGGCTTCGAGCAGCAGAACTCACTTGTGATCGTGCAGCACTTCTTGTTGCTCAAGATCCAAAG GTGGTTGTTTCAGTATTAATGAAATTAGCTGGTGGCTGCCCATCTCTGTCTGATCAACTGAATGTGGATGCATTCTTAGAGCAAGCTCGTTCTTATGATAAAGCATCATCTAGCCCAGTGGGGTGGTATATTAG AAATGCTCAAACAAGGCAACTTTCACATCCGCTCCCTGTTCTACGTGCACGTGAGATTGATGTATGGTCGAGAAGTCAAGAGTATAGGTCTCTTCTTAAGCGTGCAACAGAGGTGAATTCTGCGCAAAAAGTTTAG
- the LOC132617070 gene encoding B2 protein-like isoform X1, with protein MGATQVAYIWKKLVTATPLSHLPEFRNSADKGSSMDSLHSYWQFGDELRGQSKVSEDHKWSTAAMKLAEQIRSKGERRNNLDFSKGSAEIRPRENIGFQEDNKWESLNLYMLNLDNKMNENTMSKSSMASGMYNMNSNVNSLGNVSLSKLNIGNHTKESNNNNSESTNGNNAADKRFKTLPAAETLPRNEVLGGYIFVCNNDTMQEDLKRQLFGLPPRYRDSVRAITPGLPLFLYNYTTHQLHGIFEAASFGGSNIDPTAWEDKKCKGESRFPAQVRTRVRQICKPLEEDAFRPVLHHYDGPKFRLELSIPETLDLLDLCEKAGV; from the exons ATGGGGGCAACTCAGGTGGCATATATATGGAAAAAGCTGGTAACAGCTACTCCTCTGTCGCATCTTCCAGAGTTTCGCAACTCAGCAGATAAAG GTAGCAGCATGGATAGTCTTCACAGCTATTGGCAGTTTGGCGATGAGCTTCGAGGACAATCAAAAGTCTCGGAGGATCATAAATGGTCAACGGCTGCTATGAAATTGGCTGAGCAGATAAGGTCCAAAGGTGAACGGAGGAATAACCTAGACTTTTCAAAGGGCTCAGCTGAAATTAGGCCCAGGGAGAACATAGGGTTTCAGGAAGATAACAAATGGGAAAGCCTCAACTTGTACATGTTGAATTTGGACAACAAGATGAATGAGAATACTATGTCCAAGAGCTCCATGGCTAGTGGCATGTACAATATGAATTCCAACGTCAACAGCTTGGGAAATGTGTCTTTAAGCAAGTTAAACATTGGGAACCACACCAAggaaagcaacaacaacaacagtgaGAGCACCAATGGGAATAATGCTGCTGACAAAAGGTTTAAGACTTTGCCTGCTGCCGAGACGCTGCCCAGGAATGAAGTTCTTGGTGGATATATATTTGTTTGCAACAATGACACTATGCAGGAAGACTTGAAGCGCCAGCTCTTTG GTCTCCCTCCAAGGTACAGAGACTCTGTAAGGGCAATAACACCAGGCTTACCATTATTCCTCTATAATTACACTACTCACCAGTTACACGGTATCTTTGAG GCAGCAAGCTTTGGAGGTTCTAACATTGATCCAACAGCTTGGGAAGATAAAAAGTGCAAAGGAGAATCACGGTTTCCTGCTCAG GTGAGGACCCGTGTCAGGCAAATCTGTAAGCCTTTGGAGGAAGATGCTTTTAGGCCAGTTTTGCATCACTATGATGGTCCCAAGTTCCGTCTTGAGCTCTCCATACCTGAG ACTTTGGACTTGCTAGATCTCTGCGAAAAAGCTGGTGTCTAG